The Paracoccus sediminicola genome has a segment encoding these proteins:
- a CDS encoding vWA domain-containing protein: MFRPFLDSLRRHGVPVSLREYLDLLGGLQAGVAGTNPDEFYHFARLCLVKDERHIDRFDRAFAEAFSGVEAVPVEALLEQVELPREWLEKMAEKLLTDAEKAEIEKTGSFEALMEKLRERLAEQQSRHQGGNKWIGTAGTSPFGAYGYNPEGVRIGQHESRHRRAVKVWDKREFRDFDDSVELGTRNIKVALKRLRQWARHGAADELDLPATIRATADHGYIDVKTRPERRNAVKVLLFLDVGGSMDDHIRVVDELFSAARAEFKHMEHFFFHNCLYEAVWKDSRRRWTETTPTWDILHRYGRDYKCIFVGDASMSPYEVAMPGGANEHWNEEPGALWLQRAAETWPDHVWLNPVREQHWRYTRSIGMIEEIFENRMMPLTLDGLTRAMRVLG, translated from the coding sequence ATGTTCCGCCCTTTTCTCGACAGCCTGCGCCGCCACGGCGTGCCGGTCAGCCTGCGGGAATATCTCGACCTGCTGGGCGGGTTGCAGGCCGGGGTGGCCGGGACGAACCCGGACGAGTTCTATCACTTCGCGCGGCTTTGTCTGGTCAAGGATGAGCGTCATATCGACCGTTTCGACCGCGCCTTCGCCGAAGCGTTTTCCGGCGTCGAGGCGGTCCCGGTCGAGGCGCTGCTCGAACAGGTCGAGTTGCCGCGTGAATGGCTGGAGAAAATGGCCGAAAAGCTGCTCACCGACGCCGAGAAGGCCGAGATCGAAAAGACCGGCAGCTTCGAGGCGCTGATGGAAAAGCTGCGCGAACGGCTTGCCGAGCAGCAATCGCGCCATCAGGGCGGCAATAAATGGATCGGCACGGCGGGCACATCGCCCTTCGGCGCTTACGGCTATAACCCCGAGGGGGTGCGCATCGGCCAGCATGAATCGCGCCATCGCCGGGCGGTGAAGGTCTGGGACAAGCGCGAGTTCCGCGACTTCGACGACAGCGTCGAACTGGGCACGCGCAATATCAAGGTGGCGCTGAAACGGCTACGGCAATGGGCGCGGCACGGCGCGGCGGATGAGCTGGACCTGCCCGCCACGATCCGCGCCACCGCCGATCACGGCTATATCGACGTGAAGACCCGGCCCGAGCGGCGCAACGCGGTGAAGGTGCTGCTGTTTCTGGATGTTGGCGGCTCGATGGACGACCATATAAGGGTGGTGGACGAGCTGTTCAGCGCCGCCCGCGCCGAGTTCAAGCACATGGAACATTTCTTCTTCCATAACTGCCTCTATGAAGCCGTCTGGAAGGACTCGCGTCGTCGCTGGACCGAAACCACCCCGACCTGGGACATTCTCCACCGCTACGGGCGCGATTATAAATGCATCTTCGTCGGGGATGCCTCGATGTCGCCCTATGAGGTCGCCATGCCGGGCGGCGCGAATGAGCACTGGAACGAGGAACCCGGCGCGCTATGGCTGCAACGCGCGGCCGAGACCTGGCCCGATCATGTCTGGCTGAACCCGGTGCGGGAACAACACTGGCGCTATACCCGCTCGATCGGGATGATCGAGGAAATCTTCGAGAACCGGATGATGCCGCTGACGCTGGACGGGCTGACCCGCGCGATGCGCGTCCTGGGATAG
- a CDS encoding 2-isopropylmalate synthase produces MKAAFAALALAVAAPVMAQDNVQSAQQNIVTKQYDDGGVYEGTFRGGLQHGRGKYTLPSGYEYEGDWVEGQIMGQGRARFPNGSVYEGSFAAGKPHGSGKITYADGGSYEGEWVEGQITGAGVAEYANGARYEGGFQNAMHHGEGVLTQPNGYRYAGDWVNGVKEGQGRITYPDGAVYEGQMLAGQRAGRGKLTMPDGLVYDGVWEAGQMSGRGALTQQSGDRYEGEMRGGKREGEGIATYANGDVYEGQFRNDKRHGTGSFTGTDGYVYTGQWADGQMQGEGRITYPDGSVYEGRMAADQPDGRGRITYPDGATYEGDWENGVIQGQGRAEYANGMVYEGSFRDARIEGQGRMTYPDGYVYNGEWKDGQRDGRGQATYPDGTVYTGQFSDGLRAGQGKLTTPDGFIYEGGWKDGEIDGEGVATYATGDSYTGNFVAGKRQGQGVMRYATGQVASGQWDENRLTDSGPVSTEGPAPQPAAGTDGGAGEAAQAPEDAPEMEILTPDLPDEAAQPAAPATEAAAQQSDDAGAGAAQPESAENVDATTTAPSQPAPGTATQPEEEDPE; encoded by the coding sequence ATGAAGGCAGCTTTCGCAGCGTTGGCTCTGGCGGTGGCGGCGCCGGTGATGGCGCAGGATAATGTGCAATCGGCACAGCAGAACATCGTGACCAAGCAATATGACGATGGCGGCGTCTATGAGGGCACGTTCCGCGGCGGGCTCCAGCATGGCCGGGGCAAATACACCCTGCCCTCGGGCTATGAATATGAAGGCGACTGGGTCGAGGGTCAGATCATGGGACAAGGCCGCGCGCGCTTTCCCAATGGCTCGGTCTATGAAGGCAGCTTCGCGGCGGGCAAGCCCCATGGCAGCGGCAAGATCACCTATGCCGATGGCGGCAGCTATGAGGGTGAGTGGGTCGAGGGCCAGATCACCGGCGCGGGCGTTGCGGAATATGCCAATGGCGCCCGTTACGAGGGCGGGTTCCAGAACGCCATGCATCACGGCGAGGGCGTGCTGACCCAGCCGAACGGCTACCGCTATGCCGGAGACTGGGTGAATGGCGTCAAGGAAGGTCAGGGCCGGATCACCTATCCGGACGGCGCGGTCTATGAGGGCCAGATGCTCGCCGGGCAACGCGCCGGGCGGGGCAAGCTGACCATGCCGGACGGGCTGGTCTATGACGGCGTCTGGGAGGCCGGGCAGATGTCGGGCCGGGGTGCGCTGACCCAGCAATCGGGCGACCGCTACGAAGGCGAGATGCGCGGCGGCAAGCGCGAGGGCGAAGGCATCGCGACCTATGCCAATGGCGATGTCTATGAGGGCCAGTTCCGGAACGACAAGCGCCACGGCACCGGCAGCTTCACCGGCACGGATGGCTATGTCTATACAGGGCAATGGGCGGATGGTCAGATGCAGGGCGAGGGCCGCATCACCTATCCCGACGGCTCGGTCTATGAGGGCCGGATGGCCGCCGACCAGCCCGACGGGCGCGGCCGGATCACCTATCCCGACGGCGCCACATATGAGGGCGACTGGGAAAACGGCGTCATCCAGGGACAGGGCCGCGCCGAATATGCCAATGGCATGGTCTATGAGGGCAGCTTCCGCGACGCCCGGATCGAAGGCCAGGGCCGCATGACCTATCCGGACGGCTATGTCTATAACGGCGAGTGGAAGGACGGCCAGCGCGACGGGCGCGGCCAGGCCACCTATCCCGATGGCACGGTCTATACCGGCCAGTTCTCGGACGGGCTGCGCGCCGGACAGGGCAAGCTGACCACCCCGGACGGCTTCATCTATGAAGGTGGCTGGAAAGATGGCGAGATCGACGGCGAGGGCGTGGCCACCTATGCGACCGGCGACAGCTATACCGGCAATTTCGTCGCCGGGAAGCGGCAGGGCCAGGGGGTGATGCGCTATGCCACCGGCCAGGTCGCCTCGGGCCAATGGGACGAAAACCGGCTGACCGACTCTGGGCCCGTCTCGACCGAGGGCCCCGCGCCACAGCCCGCCGCCGGAACGGATGGCGGCGCAGGCGAGGCAGCGCAAGCGCCCGAAGACGCCCCCGAGATGGAGATCCTGACCCCGGATCTGCCGGATGAGGCGGCACAGCCCGCTGCCCCGGCCACCGAGGCAGCGGCGCAGCAAAGCGACGACGCAGGCGCCGGCGCAGCCCAACCCGAATCGGCCGAGAATGTCGATGCGACGACCACCGCCCCGTCGCAGCCCGCCCCGGGCACCGCCACCCAACCCGAAGAGGAAGACCCGGAATGA
- a CDS encoding NAD+ synthase, with protein MTDSIRITLAQLNPTLGDLEGNAAKARSAWKKGREAGAAYVALPEMFITGYQTQDLVLKNGFVDAAVAQVEALARECADGPALGIGTPWRSEGKLYNAYFVLKGGEIVARVLKHDLPHKQLFDEMRLFDSGPVSGPYVIDGVRIGSPICEDSWWPEVAETLEESGAEILVVPNGSPYHRSKLDLRMRHMVARVVENRLPLAYLNSVGGQDDQIYDGASFVLNPGPDGGAEKTVQLPPFDEVIEHIDFARTERGWRAKPGRMDDQPGEWEQDYRAMMTGLRDYLRKNGFRKVLLGMSGGIDSALVATIAADAVGPENVRCVMLPSEYTSQTSLDDAADCATRLGVRLDTVKIDGARDAVSDALAHLMEGTTPDVTEENIQSRLRGLMLMAISNKFGEMLLTTGNKSEVAVGYATIYGDMAGGYNPIKDLYKTRVFETCRWRNENHRGWMMGRTGEVIPPRIISKPPSAELRPDQKDSDSLPPYDVLDQILFGLVEEDLSLKELVARGFDVETVKKVEKLLYQSEWKRYQAAPGPRISTKAFWLDRRYPLVNRWRDEL; from the coding sequence ATGACCGACAGCATCCGCATCACACTGGCCCAGCTGAACCCGACGCTGGGGGATCTGGAGGGCAACGCCGCCAAGGCCCGCTCTGCCTGGAAAAAGGGCAGGGAGGCCGGCGCCGCCTATGTCGCGCTGCCCGAGATGTTCATCACCGGCTATCAGACCCAGGATCTGGTGCTGAAGAACGGCTTTGTCGATGCCGCCGTCGCCCAGGTCGAGGCTCTGGCGCGCGAATGCGCCGATGGCCCGGCGCTTGGCATAGGCACGCCCTGGCGGTCCGAGGGCAAGCTGTATAACGCCTATTTCGTGCTCAAGGGCGGCGAGATCGTGGCGCGTGTGCTGAAGCACGATCTGCCCCATAAGCAGCTTTTCGACGAGATGCGGCTCTTTGATTCCGGTCCGGTCTCGGGCCCCTATGTGATCGATGGCGTGCGGATCGGCTCGCCCATCTGCGAGGATAGCTGGTGGCCCGAAGTGGCGGAAACGCTGGAGGAGTCCGGGGCCGAGATCCTCGTTGTGCCGAACGGCTCGCCCTATCACCGCAGCAAGCTGGATCTGCGGATGCGGCATATGGTCGCCCGCGTGGTCGAGAACCGGTTGCCGCTCGCCTATCTGAACTCGGTCGGCGGTCAGGACGACCAGATCTATGACGGGGCCAGTTTCGTGCTGAATCCCGGCCCCGATGGCGGGGCGGAAAAGACCGTGCAATTGCCGCCCTTCGACGAGGTGATCGAGCATATCGACTTCGCCCGCACCGAGCGGGGCTGGCGGGCGAAGCCGGGTCGGATGGATGATCAGCCCGGTGAATGGGAACAGGATTACCGCGCCATGATGACCGGCCTGCGCGACTATCTGCGCAAGAACGGCTTCCGCAAGGTGCTGCTTGGCATGTCCGGCGGCATCGATTCGGCGCTTGTCGCGACCATCGCCGCCGATGCGGTCGGTCCCGAAAATGTGCGCTGCGTGATGCTGCCCTCGGAATATACCTCGCAGACCAGCCTTGACGATGCCGCCGATTGCGCCACCCGGCTTGGCGTGCGGCTGGATACGGTGAAGATCGACGGCGCGCGCGATGCGGTATCCGACGCGCTCGCCCATCTGATGGAGGGCACGACGCCCGACGTGACCGAGGAAAACATCCAGTCCCGGCTGCGCGGGCTGATGCTGATGGCGATTTCCAACAAATTCGGGGAAATGCTGCTGACCACCGGCAATAAATCCGAGGTCGCGGTGGGTTATGCGACGATCTATGGCGACATGGCGGGTGGCTATAACCCGATCAAGGATCTGTACAAGACCCGCGTGTTCGAGACCTGCCGCTGGCGCAACGAGAACCATCGCGGCTGGATGATGGGTAGGACCGGAGAGGTCATCCCGCCCCGGATCATTTCAAAACCCCCAAGCGCCGAACTGCGCCCCGACCAGAAGGACAGCGATTCCCTGCCGCCCTATGACGTGCTGGACCAGATCCTGTTCGGTCTGGTCGAAGAGGATCTGTCGCTGAAAGAGCTGGTCGCGCGCGGCTTTGACGTCGAGACGGTGAAGAAGGTCGAAAAGCTGCTGTATCAGAGCGAATGGAAACGCTATCAGGCCGCGCCGGGGCCGCGCATCTCGACCAAGGCCTTCTGGCTGGACCGCCGCTATCCTCTGGTGAACCGCTGGCGGGATGAGTTATAG
- the rpmG gene encoding 50S ribosomal protein L33 produces the protein MAKPATIKIRLNSTAGTGHFYVTKKNAKSMTEKMTVNKYDPVVRKHVEYKEGKIK, from the coding sequence ATGGCGAAGCCGGCGACGATCAAGATCCGCCTGAACTCGACGGCCGGGACCGGGCATTTCTATGTGACGAAAAAGAATGCCAAGAGCATGACCGAAAAGATGACGGTCAACAAATACGACCCGGTGGTCCGCAAGCATGTCGAATACAAGGAAGGCAAGATCAAGTAA
- the lnt gene encoding apolipoprotein N-acyltransferase, translating to MTGGALSDRALPRRNRLVPLITDLGLGAAAALGHAPWGLWPLTLIALCALFWRVGASDGAGRSALRALAAGTGYFAVALSWIVEPFLVEPEIYGWMAPFALILMATGGGLFWAVPGWLAGRIAAPGAPRALAFAAGLVISDWLRGWIFTGFPWTLLGHVWIDTPAAQAASLIGAVGLSALTATAATLPLLFRGVEPGWRGVWPGAALSALLIAMAWAGGLKRLDTPVTLTGTTLRLVQPNAEQALKWDPDWAQIFWDRLLTETAAAPDGPAPDAVIWPETAVNFLLDHGGEALSVIGRTADMPVLMGIQRAEGNRYYNALIELTPQGAVRQSYDKFHLVPFGEYIPWGAALSKLGIGAFAAQQGFGYTPGPGPQVMTPDGLPPVQPLICYEAIFPQHLRAVDGAEWLVQATNDAWFGTFSGPYQHLAQARLRAIESGLPLMRAANTGISAAIDPLGRITASLPLGATGHIDAALPAALPTTLWTRLGPWPVLALAMAALFGAARYRRR from the coding sequence ATGACCGGCGGCGCCCTCTCTGACCGCGCCCTGCCGCGCCGCAACAGGCTGGTGCCGCTGATCACCGATCTCGGACTCGGCGCCGCCGCGGCGCTCGGCCACGCGCCCTGGGGATTATGGCCGCTCACCCTGATCGCGCTCTGTGCCCTGTTCTGGCGCGTCGGTGCCAGCGATGGCGCGGGCCGCAGCGCCCTGCGCGCCCTCGCCGCCGGAACCGGCTATTTTGCCGTCGCGCTGAGCTGGATCGTAGAGCCCTTCCTTGTCGAACCCGAGATCTATGGCTGGATGGCCCCCTTCGCGCTGATCCTTATGGCGACCGGCGGAGGATTGTTCTGGGCGGTGCCCGGCTGGCTGGCGGGCCGTATCGCCGCACCCGGCGCGCCGCGCGCCCTCGCCTTCGCCGCCGGGCTGGTGATCTCGGACTGGCTGCGCGGATGGATTTTTACCGGCTTCCCCTGGACATTGCTGGGCCATGTCTGGATCGACACCCCCGCCGCACAGGCGGCCAGCCTCATCGGCGCGGTCGGGCTGTCGGCGCTGACCGCGACCGCCGCAACGCTGCCGCTGCTGTTTCGGGGCGTGGAACCGGGCTGGCGCGGTGTTTGGCCCGGCGCTGCGCTGTCGGCGCTGCTGATCGCCATGGCCTGGGCGGGCGGTCTGAAACGACTCGACACGCCGGTGACGCTGACCGGAACCACGCTGCGCCTCGTCCAGCCCAATGCCGAGCAGGCGCTGAAATGGGACCCCGACTGGGCGCAGATCTTCTGGGACCGGCTGCTGACCGAGACCGCCGCCGCGCCGGACGGCCCCGCCCCCGATGCGGTGATCTGGCCCGAGACCGCGGTGAATTTTCTGCTCGATCATGGCGGCGAGGCACTGTCGGTGATCGGCCGGACCGCCGACATGCCGGTGCTGATGGGCATTCAGCGCGCCGAAGGGAACCGCTATTACAACGCGCTGATCGAGCTCACCCCGCAGGGCGCAGTGCGGCAGAGCTATGACAAGTTCCACCTTGTCCCCTTCGGCGAATATATCCCCTGGGGCGCGGCGCTCTCGAAGCTAGGGATCGGGGCCTTCGCGGCGCAGCAGGGTTTCGGCTATACGCCCGGCCCCGGCCCGCAGGTCATGACGCCTGACGGGCTGCCCCCGGTGCAGCCGCTGATCTGCTACGAGGCGATCTTTCCCCAGCATCTGCGCGCGGTCGACGGCGCCGAATGGCTGGTGCAGGCCACCAATGATGCATGGTTCGGGACATTTTCCGGGCCGTATCAGCATCTGGCGCAGGCGCGGCTGCGCGCCATCGAATCGGGGCTGCCGCTGATGCGCGCGGCGAATACCGGGATCAGCGCGGCGATCGACCCTCTGGGACGCATCACAGCCAGCCTGCCGCTCGGCGCCACCGGCCATATCGACGCCGCCCTGCCTGCGGCGCTGCCGACGACACTCTGGACCCGGCTCGGACCGTGGCCGGTGCTGGCTCTGGCGATGGCGGCGCTGTTCGGCGCGGCGCGGTACCGGCGACGCTGA